A window of the Planococcus citri chromosome 4, ihPlaCitr1.1, whole genome shotgun sequence genome harbors these coding sequences:
- the LOC135844912 gene encoding uncharacterized protein LOC135844912 isoform X5, translating to MDDSVTNDGRFMFLSSPPKLKLISTRLIARQLVFDELNGDAENISDPSKSFVLRDWIDDHVDKMLSNLPSSDVIRRSEMTDQINFVGAEISRWVTVNEGRALDVFLWFCNVNERRFVTSDFLAEFVWNFDGEIDYVKTAEKLIRGTYLTEKEKFKMACEYCMEDEIDDMYDTYDWLDVDDCTELEEFSKNNYILYWDTTREGLDIGMPEDDDRSFELFLLESTPCNVTALRYFFSQLEDEERQEFANGRMLTMPMRTVKHIIPLYTELEQKDLFVKNVVEMMENITCDMPVEQCLQFWNFVKPMLRGKQYIQMLLAIFECPEHVGYRSSSWMAEYTMEVWNTSPSHLKQFLFREQNDNFVLKWNKWYSDTRDDNYRLRNDAMLLQILSDGDVEYRSRFWLKEWNNLIIGVRPSALSTLLEICLPDPQAREEFKKRIIESNLMKACLKQLLEIGLIIEINQFLDILLSEPSQRTDYKKKMIPDFVRLPEQFINGWEIPSDEQIDAFGKFIDEIKDNDGDEDEDEGDDPEECKSGAISAAFVPFIKKRYIERRIFNNIVHVGKRLCGEQEVKHEINIMFKMFCILSQSEEDEEEREDFMKTMVNANTNRAWRRIMLWALGSREKMEKFFDEFKVLQDPKYDTGFDMCVRLSDEEEGDGENE from the coding sequence ATGGACGACTCTGTAACCAACGATGGCAGATTTATGTTTCTCTCATCACCACCGAAACTGAAACTTATATCCACACGTCTCATAGCAAGGCAGCTGGTTTTCGACGAGTTGAATGGCGATGCCGAAAACATCAGCGATCCATCGAAAAGTTTCGTACTGCGAGATTGGATCGACGATCATGTCGACAAAATGCTATCAAATCTACCATCCAGCGATGTAATTCGTCGCTCCGAAATGACAGATCAGATCAACTTCGTCGGTGCGGAAATCTCACGCTGGGTGACGGTAAACGAAGGAAGAGCTTTAGATGTATTCTTGTGGTTCTGTAACGTGAACGAGCGTCGTTTCGTTACGTCTGATTTCTTAGCCGAATTTGTTTGGAATTTCGATGGCGAAATAGATTACGTTAAAACCGCCGAGAAACTGATTCGTGGTACGTATTTGACCgaaaaagagaaatttaaaatggcTTGCGAATATTGCATGGAAGACGAGATTGACGACATGTACGATACGTACGATTGGCTGGACGTCGACGATTGCACGGAACTCGAAGAATTCTCGAAGAATAACTATATTTTGTATTGGGATACTACGAGGGAAGGATTAGACATAGGGATGCCCGAAGACGATGATCGATCTTTCGAATTATTCTTACTGGAATCTACTCCGTGCAACGTAACTGCCTTAAGGTATTTTTTCTCCCAATTGGAGGACGAAGAGAGGCAAGAATTCGCCAATGGTAGAATGTTGACTATGCCAATGCGTACAGTAAAGCATATTATACCCTTGTATACCGAACTCGAGCAGAAAGATCTTTTCGTGAAGAACGTGGTCGAAATGATGGAGAATATCACGTGTGATATGCCTGTCGAGCAATGTCTgcagttttggaattttgtcaAGCCTATGTTACGTGGTAAACAATATATTCAAATGCTGTTGGCTATATTTGAATGCCCGGAGCACGTAGGGTACAGAAGTTCGTCTTGGATGGCTGAATACACGATGGAGGTATGGAATACGTCGCCGAGTCATTTGAAACAATTCTTATTTCGCGAACAAAACGACAACTTCGTGTTGAAGTGGAATAAGTGGTACAGCGACACGCGAGATGATAATTACAGACTGCGAAATGACGCGATGCTTTTGCAAATTCTATCAGATGGCGACGTCGAGTACCGATCACGGTTCTGGCTTAAAGAATGGAACAATTTAATCATCGGAGTACGTCCTTCTGCTCTGAGTACACTGTTGGAGATCTGTCTACCAGATCCCCAAGCGAGGGAAGAATTTAAGAAACGAATCATCGAATCTAATCTTATGAAGGCCTGTTTGAAACAATTATTAGAGATTGGACTCATTATTGAGATAAACCAGTTTCTAGACATCTTGCTGTCCGAACCGAGCCAAAGGACAGATTACAAGAAGAAAATGATACCGGATTTTGTTCGATTGCCCGAACAATTCATAAATGGTTGGGAAATTCCGAGTGACGAACAGATCGACGCTTTTGGCAAGTTTATCGACGAAATCAAAGACAATGACGGTGACGAAGACGAAGATGAAGGCGACGACCCCGAGGAATGCAAATCGGGCGCGATCTCAGCTGCTTTTGTTcctttcatcaaaaaaagatATATCGAACGTAGGATTTTCAACAACATCGTGCACGTAGGCAAACGTCTGTGTGGTGAGCAGGAGGTGAAGCATGAAATAAACATcatgttcaaaatgttttgtatACTGTCCCAATCtgaagaagatgaagaagaaagaGAAGATTTCATGAAAACGATGGTGAACGCGAATACGAATCGAGCCTGGAGGAGGATTATGTTATGGGCTCTAGGTTCTCGAGAGAAAATGGAGaagttttttgatgaatttaaagTTTTACAAGATCCTAAGTACGATACTGGGTTCGATATGTGTGTAAGACTAAGtgatgaggaggagggggaTGGAGAAAATGAGTGA
- the LOC135844857 gene encoding uncharacterized protein LOC135844857 isoform X5: MIKTVHLNMNIKLFYHLITAHLLSGWWSVPGQCANLKMLDLEDLEVLAMVTDRPAAYRAMRDRLIGLRHQLGGRLDEKRESHDVAKVEDAKNLVQMAAYVPIVQRVKLREWIFAIERNFPNWLRYLEVNRLIAWVLALKFAQEPIFDDLRRLLKARRLTMDTFANEMYSIYEDTPSSIPHKLPDVPDPKPDNIPRVCQLVAGNNEDKEAACVVLLHALFGTTEVPSTSVEPTSTTPDLYPTKFYVMIKHYKETTEEGREFASNKFSKIMTDLKNEDPSAEIFT, from the exons ATGATAAAAACTGTTCATTTG AACATGAATATCAAGCTCTTTTATCATTTAATAACGGCACATCTCTTATCAGGATGGTGGAGTGTTCCAGGCCAATGTGCCAATCTGAAGATGTTAGATTTG gaGGATCTAGAAGTACTCGCAATGGTAACAGACAGACCCGCTGCGTACCGAGCAATGAGGGACAGGTTGATTGGTCTAAGACACCAGTTGGGTGGAAGGCTTGATGAAAAAAGGGAGTCTCATGATGTTGCAAAGGTTGAAGATGCGAAAAATTTAGTACAAATG GCTGCCTATGTCCCAATTGTCCAAAGGGTTAAACTACGAGAATGGATTTTTGCCATTGAAAGAAACTTTCCGAACTGGTTGAGATATCTCGAAGTCAATCGTTTAATTGCGTGGGTATTAGCTCTAAAATTCGCCCAAGAACCAATTTTCGACGATCTGCGACGTCTGCTAAAAGCACGTAGGCTAACAATGGATACATTTGCAAATGAAATGTATTCCATTTACGAGGACACGCCTTCATCAATCCCACATAAATTGCCCGATGTCCCCGATCCAAAGCCAGACAACATTCCACGAGTATGCCAATTAGTTGCCGGAAACAACGAAGATAAGGAAGCTGCGTGCGTTGTTCTATTACATGCTTTGTTTGGTACAACTGAGG TTCCATCAACGAGTGTTGAACCCACTTCAACAACTCCTGATCTTTACCCTACGAAATTTTACGTAATGATCAAGCATTATAAAGAAACAACGGAGGAAGGACGTGAATTCgcttcgaataaattttcaaaa atAATGACTgacctgaaaaatgaagacccTAGTGCAGAGATTTTTACATAG
- the LOC135844857 gene encoding uncharacterized protein LOC135844857 isoform X2, translating into MNIKLFYHLITAHLLSGWWSVPGQCANLKMLDLEDLEVLAMVTDRPAAYRAMRDRLIGLRHQLGGRLDEKRESHDVAKVEDAKNLVQMAAYVPIVQRVKLREWIFAIERNFPNWLRYLEVNRLIAWVLALKFAQEPIFDDLRRLLKARRLTMDTFANEMYSIYEDTPSSIPHKLPDVPDPKPDNIPRVCQLVAGNNEDKEAACVVLLHALFGTTEVPSTSVEPTSTTPDLYPTKFYVMIKHYKETTEEGREFASNKFSKIRVVESNLEFKKQNCIILDNFTIDHSKIDNTEFGKRQKVKLPTICVVMRIGFPRNLRGQSVRELQKKIFTDAMSVKQGIMTDLKNEDPSAEIFT; encoded by the exons ATGAATATCAAGCTCTTTTATCATTTAATAACGGCACATCTCTTATCAGGATGGTGGAGTGTTCCAGGCCAATGTGCCAATCTGAAGATGTTAGATTTG gaGGATCTAGAAGTACTCGCAATGGTAACAGACAGACCCGCTGCGTACCGAGCAATGAGGGACAGGTTGATTGGTCTAAGACACCAGTTGGGTGGAAGGCTTGATGAAAAAAGGGAGTCTCATGATGTTGCAAAGGTTGAAGATGCGAAAAATTTAGTACAAATG GCTGCCTATGTCCCAATTGTCCAAAGGGTTAAACTACGAGAATGGATTTTTGCCATTGAAAGAAACTTTCCGAACTGGTTGAGATATCTCGAAGTCAATCGTTTAATTGCGTGGGTATTAGCTCTAAAATTCGCCCAAGAACCAATTTTCGACGATCTGCGACGTCTGCTAAAAGCACGTAGGCTAACAATGGATACATTTGCAAATGAAATGTATTCCATTTACGAGGACACGCCTTCATCAATCCCACATAAATTGCCCGATGTCCCCGATCCAAAGCCAGACAACATTCCACGAGTATGCCAATTAGTTGCCGGAAACAACGAAGATAAGGAAGCTGCGTGCGTTGTTCTATTACATGCTTTGTTTGGTACAACTGAGG TTCCATCAACGAGTGTTGAACCCACTTCAACAACTCCTGATCTTTACCCTACGAAATTTTACGTAATGATCAAGCATTATAAAGAAACAACGGAGGAAGGACGTGAATTCgcttcgaataaattttcaaaa ATACGAGTAGTAGAAAgtaatttggaatttaaaaagcaaaactgcATTATACTAGACAACTTTACTATAGATCATAGTAAAATCGATAATACAGAATTTGGAAAACgacaaaaagtgaaattacCGACCATATGTGTAGTTATGCGAATAGGATTCCCTAGAAATTTACGAGGTCAATCTGTTCGcgaattgcagaaaaaaatttttacagacGCTATGTCTGTGAAGCAAGGT atAATGACTgacctgaaaaatgaagacccTAGTGCAGAGATTTTTACATAG
- the LOC135844857 gene encoding uncharacterized protein LOC135844857 isoform X3 produces the protein MVECSRPMCQSEDEDLEVLAMVTDRPAAYRAMRDRLIGLRHQLGGRLDEKRESHDVAKVEDAKNLVQMAAYVPIVQRVKLREWIFAIERNFPNWLRYLEVNRLIAWVLALKFAQEPIFDDLRRLLKARRLTMDTFANEMYSIYEDTPSSIPHKLPDVPDPKPDNIPRVCQLVAGNNEDKEAACVVLLHALFGTTEVPSTSVEPTSTTPDLYPTKFYVMIKHYKETTEEGREFASNKFSKIRVVESNLEFKKQNCIILDNFTIDHSKIDNTEFGKRQKVKLPTICVVMRIGFPRNLRGQSVRELQKKIFTDAMSVKQGIMTDLKNEDPSAEIFT, from the exons ATGGTGGAGTGTTCCAGGCCAATGTGCCAATCTGAAGAT gaGGATCTAGAAGTACTCGCAATGGTAACAGACAGACCCGCTGCGTACCGAGCAATGAGGGACAGGTTGATTGGTCTAAGACACCAGTTGGGTGGAAGGCTTGATGAAAAAAGGGAGTCTCATGATGTTGCAAAGGTTGAAGATGCGAAAAATTTAGTACAAATG GCTGCCTATGTCCCAATTGTCCAAAGGGTTAAACTACGAGAATGGATTTTTGCCATTGAAAGAAACTTTCCGAACTGGTTGAGATATCTCGAAGTCAATCGTTTAATTGCGTGGGTATTAGCTCTAAAATTCGCCCAAGAACCAATTTTCGACGATCTGCGACGTCTGCTAAAAGCACGTAGGCTAACAATGGATACATTTGCAAATGAAATGTATTCCATTTACGAGGACACGCCTTCATCAATCCCACATAAATTGCCCGATGTCCCCGATCCAAAGCCAGACAACATTCCACGAGTATGCCAATTAGTTGCCGGAAACAACGAAGATAAGGAAGCTGCGTGCGTTGTTCTATTACATGCTTTGTTTGGTACAACTGAGG TTCCATCAACGAGTGTTGAACCCACTTCAACAACTCCTGATCTTTACCCTACGAAATTTTACGTAATGATCAAGCATTATAAAGAAACAACGGAGGAAGGACGTGAATTCgcttcgaataaattttcaaaa ATACGAGTAGTAGAAAgtaatttggaatttaaaaagcaaaactgcATTATACTAGACAACTTTACTATAGATCATAGTAAAATCGATAATACAGAATTTGGAAAACgacaaaaagtgaaattacCGACCATATGTGTAGTTATGCGAATAGGATTCCCTAGAAATTTACGAGGTCAATCTGTTCGcgaattgcagaaaaaaatttttacagacGCTATGTCTGTGAAGCAAGGT atAATGACTgacctgaaaaatgaagacccTAGTGCAGAGATTTTTACATAG
- the LOC135844857 gene encoding uncharacterized protein LOC135844857 isoform X4 encodes MVTDRPAAYRAMRDRLIGLRHQLGGRLDEKRESHDVAKVEDAKNLVQMAAYVPIVQRVKLREWIFAIERNFPNWLRYLEVNRLIAWVLALKFAQEPIFDDLRRLLKARRLTMDTFANEMYSIYEDTPSSIPHKLPDVPDPKPDNIPRVCQLVAGNNEDKEAACVVLLHALFGTTEVPSTSVEPTSTTPDLYPTKFYVMIKHYKETTEEGREFASNKFSKIRVVESNLEFKKQNCIILDNFTIDHSKIDNTEFGKRQKVKLPTICVVMRIGFPRNLRGQSVRELQKKIFTDAMSVKQGIMTDLKNEDPSAEIFT; translated from the exons ATGGTAACAGACAGACCCGCTGCGTACCGAGCAATGAGGGACAGGTTGATTGGTCTAAGACACCAGTTGGGTGGAAGGCTTGATGAAAAAAGGGAGTCTCATGATGTTGCAAAGGTTGAAGATGCGAAAAATTTAGTACAAATG GCTGCCTATGTCCCAATTGTCCAAAGGGTTAAACTACGAGAATGGATTTTTGCCATTGAAAGAAACTTTCCGAACTGGTTGAGATATCTCGAAGTCAATCGTTTAATTGCGTGGGTATTAGCTCTAAAATTCGCCCAAGAACCAATTTTCGACGATCTGCGACGTCTGCTAAAAGCACGTAGGCTAACAATGGATACATTTGCAAATGAAATGTATTCCATTTACGAGGACACGCCTTCATCAATCCCACATAAATTGCCCGATGTCCCCGATCCAAAGCCAGACAACATTCCACGAGTATGCCAATTAGTTGCCGGAAACAACGAAGATAAGGAAGCTGCGTGCGTTGTTCTATTACATGCTTTGTTTGGTACAACTGAGG TTCCATCAACGAGTGTTGAACCCACTTCAACAACTCCTGATCTTTACCCTACGAAATTTTACGTAATGATCAAGCATTATAAAGAAACAACGGAGGAAGGACGTGAATTCgcttcgaataaattttcaaaa ATACGAGTAGTAGAAAgtaatttggaatttaaaaagcaaaactgcATTATACTAGACAACTTTACTATAGATCATAGTAAAATCGATAATACAGAATTTGGAAAACgacaaaaagtgaaattacCGACCATATGTGTAGTTATGCGAATAGGATTCCCTAGAAATTTACGAGGTCAATCTGTTCGcgaattgcagaaaaaaatttttacagacGCTATGTCTGTGAAGCAAGGT atAATGACTgacctgaaaaatgaagacccTAGTGCAGAGATTTTTACATAG
- the LOC135844857 gene encoding uncharacterized protein LOC135844857 isoform X1 — MIKTVHLNMNIKLFYHLITAHLLSGWWSVPGQCANLKMLDLEDLEVLAMVTDRPAAYRAMRDRLIGLRHQLGGRLDEKRESHDVAKVEDAKNLVQMAAYVPIVQRVKLREWIFAIERNFPNWLRYLEVNRLIAWVLALKFAQEPIFDDLRRLLKARRLTMDTFANEMYSIYEDTPSSIPHKLPDVPDPKPDNIPRVCQLVAGNNEDKEAACVVLLHALFGTTEVPSTSVEPTSTTPDLYPTKFYVMIKHYKETTEEGREFASNKFSKIRVVESNLEFKKQNCIILDNFTIDHSKIDNTEFGKRQKVKLPTICVVMRIGFPRNLRGQSVRELQKKIFTDAMSVKQGIMTDLKNEDPSAEIFT, encoded by the exons ATGATAAAAACTGTTCATTTG AACATGAATATCAAGCTCTTTTATCATTTAATAACGGCACATCTCTTATCAGGATGGTGGAGTGTTCCAGGCCAATGTGCCAATCTGAAGATGTTAGATTTG gaGGATCTAGAAGTACTCGCAATGGTAACAGACAGACCCGCTGCGTACCGAGCAATGAGGGACAGGTTGATTGGTCTAAGACACCAGTTGGGTGGAAGGCTTGATGAAAAAAGGGAGTCTCATGATGTTGCAAAGGTTGAAGATGCGAAAAATTTAGTACAAATG GCTGCCTATGTCCCAATTGTCCAAAGGGTTAAACTACGAGAATGGATTTTTGCCATTGAAAGAAACTTTCCGAACTGGTTGAGATATCTCGAAGTCAATCGTTTAATTGCGTGGGTATTAGCTCTAAAATTCGCCCAAGAACCAATTTTCGACGATCTGCGACGTCTGCTAAAAGCACGTAGGCTAACAATGGATACATTTGCAAATGAAATGTATTCCATTTACGAGGACACGCCTTCATCAATCCCACATAAATTGCCCGATGTCCCCGATCCAAAGCCAGACAACATTCCACGAGTATGCCAATTAGTTGCCGGAAACAACGAAGATAAGGAAGCTGCGTGCGTTGTTCTATTACATGCTTTGTTTGGTACAACTGAGG TTCCATCAACGAGTGTTGAACCCACTTCAACAACTCCTGATCTTTACCCTACGAAATTTTACGTAATGATCAAGCATTATAAAGAAACAACGGAGGAAGGACGTGAATTCgcttcgaataaattttcaaaa ATACGAGTAGTAGAAAgtaatttggaatttaaaaagcaaaactgcATTATACTAGACAACTTTACTATAGATCATAGTAAAATCGATAATACAGAATTTGGAAAACgacaaaaagtgaaattacCGACCATATGTGTAGTTATGCGAATAGGATTCCCTAGAAATTTACGAGGTCAATCTGTTCGcgaattgcagaaaaaaatttttacagacGCTATGTCTGTGAAGCAAGGT atAATGACTgacctgaaaaatgaagacccTAGTGCAGAGATTTTTACATAG
- the LOC135844912 gene encoding uncharacterized protein LOC135844912 isoform X7 produces the protein MSSSQPVGTNFPRNPCRLETTASVISAAVLYRRAVTLNPTNPAEKVKDIVSLHPTIEKKIERFMPLVKEQITWWNDFYDREIFFDKPSSRAHEYFHVLVWSADGTINDEETAREMLKRDDLNAEEKYRIACNHCLQNEIKKLRSNLKTEIDMGKAERYALLHYWESVRRKKRTTGFITYINTHILNGKYAYPVCAVDYFLDRLNFEKRVNYLGKAYLQKMTFKSWEKFLMKLTNQQFMSLFCNNQKYFCSMYLDLHLMLYLMRFWTHADFVKQVWIRVGEDFHDTSFHHLMTEYIFCQLFPSHSADHVSLAVEILHLAPSYLQFATYNDYFFDKWWNRKSNLTEVGLDVAILSYANPNYKRDQFWPERWFDFFTKHPVDCFVQLMDAYCGKEGSEEFKKKVMEMNDDKASEYCYTLLREMRFAELDNFLGIFSSDKDSIMKTKQIILRKNLIERADWFEKDDVIIPASSQLVDFIERSFENIRLANEFKTEVLSSVNCLNARYKVAGNDVFSWLKESVWLRNYNDDDFKLYKNKFLQLDVELAKSSEIADVFKDPGWKSFLEWCSGENLEMSKFSLKWTL, from the coding sequence ATGTCTTCTTCTCAACCAGTGGGCACTAATTTTCCGCGGAATCCGTGTAGACTAGAAACTACAGCTTCGGTAATATCTGCTGCAGTGTTGTATCGTCGAGCTGTCACGTTGAACCCAACCAACCCTGCCGAAAAAGTGAAAGACATCGTCTCATTGCATCCAACCATCGAGAAAAAGATCGAACGATTTATGCCGCTAGTAAAAGAGCAAATTACATGGTGGAATGATTTTTACGATAGAGAGATATTCTTCGATAAACCGAGTAGTCGAGCTCACGAATACTTCCACGTGTTGGTCTGGTCAGCAGATGGTACCATTAACGACGAAGAAACCGCTCGAGAAATGCTGAAGCGAGACGATTTGAATGCCGAAGAGAAATACAGAATCGCGTGTAATCATTGTTTACAAAACGAGATCAAAAAGTTGAGGTCGAATTTGAAAACCGAAATAGACATGGGAAAAGCTGAACGATACGCGTTGTTGCATTATTGGGAATCGGTTCGCAGAAAGAAGAGGACTACCGGATTCATTACATATATCAACACGCATATATTAAATGGTAAATACGCGTACCCAGTTTGCGCCGTTGATTATTTCTTGGATcgtttgaatttcgaaaaaagagtCAATTATCTTGGAAAAGCGTATCTGCAGAAAATGACGTTCAAGAGTTGGGAAAAGTTTCTAATGAAATTAACCAACCAACAATTTATGTCGTTGTTCTGCAATAACCAGAAATACTTCTGTTCCATGTATCTCGATCTACATCTAATGCTATACTTGATGAGGTTTTGGACGCATGCTGATTTTGTGAAGCAGGTTTGGATACGTGTAGGAGAAGACTTTCACGACACCTCGTTTCATCATCTGATGACAGAATATATCTTCTGCCAGCTGTTTCCTTCTCATTCGGCCGATCATGTTTCTCTCGCTGTGGAAATCCTCCATCTGGCTCCTAGTTATTTACAATTTGCTACGTACAACGATTACTTTTTCGATAAATGGTGGAATCGTAAATCGAACTTGACCGAGGTTGGATTAGACGTGGCCATTTTATCATACGCTAATCCGAATTATAAACGGGATCAGTTCTGGCCTGAAAGATGGTTCGATTTCTTCACGAAGCATCCGGTGGATTGTTTCGTGCAATTGATGGACGCGTATTGTGGAAAAGAAGGAAGTGAAGAATTCAAGAAGAAAGTTATGGAAATGAATGACGATAAGGCATCGGAATACTGCTACACGTTGTTGAGAGAAATGCGATTCgccgaattggataattttctcggtattttttcgTCAGATAAGGACAGTATTATGAAAACCAAGCAGATAATACTACGAAAGAACTTGATCGAGCGGGCAGATTGgtttgaaaaagatgatgtgATCATTCCAGCGTCAAGTCAGCTCGTTGATTTTATCGAAAGatcgtttgaaaatattcgattaGCAAACGAATTTAAAACAGAAGTGTTATCATCGGTAAATTGTTTGAATGCACGTTACAAGGTTGCTGGAAACGATGTGTTTAGTTGGCTGAAGGAGTCTGTTTGGCTGCGTAATTATAACGATGATGATTTCAAGCTGTATAAAAACAAGTTTTTACAGCTCGATGTTGAGCTGGCGAAATCGTCTGAAATTGCGGATGTTTTCAAAGATCCCGGTTGGAAGTCGTTTTTGGAATGGTGTTCGGGTGAGAATTTAGAAATGTCGAAGTTTTCGTTAAAATGGACTCTTTAA
- the LOC135844912 gene encoding uncharacterized protein LOC135844912 isoform X12, with amino-acid sequence MSSLEPHLCNFLQNPCSLEHTASVVSAAVLCSRMNPTNPKKIREIIALPPVIEQNIERFMPMVTYRIKSWSRFYDREIFFDTRGGRAHEYYHVLIWSTDGTINDEKTAREMLKQDGLNALEKYRIACNHCLETEIRTLRSNLGTLKNTERYYPLLYYWECVIVDGAELTSYINKNILTRDFAYPVCTNDYFLNRLHLRERIIFLRESHLFEMPFKNWVNFLKKLTNEEFGNPRHFTIDLHIMQYLIRFWMHADFVVQVWIRIRDNYSNDKFSYLIEELLNCGKSQFESADFIPLAVEIFSLAPYRLQKAVFNEYLKQDWWDRYSNLTDIRLDVAILSTYHPDYKGYKFWSTKWFDLFKRYPTDCFVQFMNTCCEEERSEEFKRKILEMNDHEASNYCFTLLREMRFSEIDHFISIFASDPGRIMKTKQAFLRNNFSKWTEKFENGGSIFPPPNQLVDFIEGSFENIRSANEFKIEVLSSVNCLKSFYNFTGSDMFGWLKDAVSMCSCNDDDFKLYKNKFLQLGVEMAKASKCDIPDVFNDSGWMSFLKWCSDEC; translated from the coding sequence ATGTCGTCCCTCGAACCTCATCTGTGCAATTTTCTGCAGAATCCGTGCTCCTTAGAACATACAGCTTCGGTGGTGTCTGCTGCGGTGTTGTGTTCCCGCATGAACCCAACCAATCCTAAAAAAATTCGAGAGATCATCGCATTGCCACCAGTCATAGAGCAAAACATCGAACGATTTATGCCAATGGTAACGTACCGAATCAAATCGTGGAGCAGGTTTTATGATAGAGAGATATTCTTCGATACACGGGGTGGTCGAGCTCACGAATATTACCACGTGTTGATTTGGTCTACCGATGGTACCATTAATGACGAAAAAACCGCTCGAGAAATGCTGAAACAAGACGGCTTGAATGCCCTGGAAAAGTACAGAATTGCTTGTAATCATTGTTTGGAAACGGAGATCCGAACGTTGAGGTCGAATTTGGgaactttaaaaaatacagAACGATATTATCCATTGCTGTATTATTGGGAATGTGTCATCGTTGATGGTGCCGAATTAACTAGTTATATTAACAAGAATATATTGACACGCGACTTCGCTTATCCAGTTTGCACTAATGATTATTTCTTGAATCGGTTACATTTGAGAGAACGAATTATTTTCCTCCGAGAATCGCATCTGTTTGAAATGCCATTCAAAAATTGGGTtaattttctgaagaaattaaCTAACGAAGAATTTGGTAACCCACGGCACTTCACTATTGACTTGCACATTATGCAATATTTGATAAGGTTTTGGATGCATGCAGATTTTGTGGTGCAAGTTTGGATACGTATACGAGACAACTATAGTAACGATAAATTTTCTTATCTAATCGAAGAACTTCTGAATTGCGGAAAGTCTCAATTTGAATCGGCTGACTTTATTCCTCTGGCCGTGGAAATCTTCAGTCTTGCTCCATACAGATTGCAAAAAGCTGTATTCAATGAGTACTTAAAGCAGGACTGGTGGGATCGTTATTCGAACTTGACGGACATAAGATTAGACGTTGCCATTTTATCAACCTATCATCCTGATTATAAAGGATACAAGTTTTGGTCTACGAAATGGTTCGATTTGTTTAAGAGGTATCCCACGGATTGTTTCGTGCAATTTATGAACACATGTTGTGAAGAAGAAAGATCTGAAGAATTCAAGAGGAAAATTCTGGAAATGAATGATCACGAAGCATCAAACTACTGCTTCACTTTGTTGAGGGAAATGCGATTCTCAGAAATAGATCATTTTATAAGCATATTTGCGTCAGATCCTGGTAGAATTATGAAAACCAAGCAAGCGTTTCTACGAAATAATTTCTCCAAATGGAccgaaaagtttgaaaatggtGGTTCGATATTTCCTCCGCCAAACCAGCTCGTTGATTTCATCGAAGGatcgtttgaaaatattcgatcaGCTAACGAATTTAAAATAGAAGTTTTGTCGTCGGTAAATTGCTTgaaatcattttacaattttactgGAAGTGATATGTTTGGTTGGCTGAAGGATGCTGTGTCGATGTGTAGTTGTAACGACGATGATTTCAAGCTGTATAAAAACAAGTTTCTACAGCTTGGTGTTGAGATGGCCAAAGCGTCGAAATGTGATATTCCGGATGTTTTTAACGATTCTGGTTGGATGTCGTTTTTGAAATGGTGTTCGGACGAGTGTtga